In Trichomycterus rosablanca isolate fTriRos1 chromosome 2, fTriRos1.hap1, whole genome shotgun sequence, the genomic window TAATGACGTTTAAACATCAGCATTtcgtttttaaacattcatttTGTGACATTAACATCAAAGTGCTCAGTGTTAGCGATGAACGAAGCTTTATTTATCCAGCGGGTCGTTTCTCGCGGTCGGGATCAGTCGAGTTGGAGCACACACTCGGTCCCGGGGTACGGCGGCAGGTTCAGGTTATATTTACGTTCCAGGGCCGGAGGGACGAATCTTCCACCCAGGTAGTGATAACGACCCTTAAAATGAGCCGCAGATTTCTTGGGCGCGGTGAGAGAGATCAGCAGATCGGGCTGGATCCCGTCAGAGGCTCCGTTCTCCACGTCCCACCCTAACAGAGGAACAAAGACAACCGTACAGCCAAAATTATGTAGACGCCACTTCTAAATACTGACCTCTGGGAGTTTTAGACATGGTTTTACAAAGATGGTGTGAACAAAAGCAGCCGATATGCTGACACAAGAACCCTACAACAAGATCTCTGAAGGTGTCGTGAAGTATCTGGTTCTTCAAATTCTGTACCTGCTGCCATCTCTTCCCCAGGATAAACAACACACACGTCTGGCCTCCACATAATCAAATTAATGGAATTAATAAATTCAACAAAAACACTCATGTTAAAAAATTACCATCTTCTCATCTGTGAGTCCAAATGACGTCCTGACCTCAGTGTTAAAAACCGATGGGTTAAAGTCAGTGAGCAAACAATAATGGAAATGTTTTACACTCACACTACgctaaaaatgatttttaataatgttcatGCCAGGGTCGGCGACACCCACCTGAAGGTATGTCCACACTGGCGATGGGGGCACTGATCTTCTTCAGCGTGGATAAGATGGCTCCGAACGGCTCACGTACCGCTCCTTTAAAACTGAACCCGAAAATGGCATCAACCACCACGCTGTACACCTCGTCTATCTCATCGGCCTGCAGGAGGAACCGGGAACAGGCGTGAAAACCAGAACAGCTTCAGCCCGAcacgtaacacacacacaaacgacaCGCCGGTGATACACACTCCCGTAAAGTCCAGGAGACGCAGAAGCTCAGATACTCCAAATCTATCCACAAGCCATAATTAAAACGACTCACTGTTGATTCACGACTAAatgattcctcattactgagcTGCTGAggtacttttatttctttataattttatatctatcactttatcctattcaggattTTTTTACGTTGGCATCATATTTACTTTGGAGTCCCAATACATCCCATTAAAAGTGTGTAAACTGTTGTGAATATTTACCTCAGGCAGCTCGGACAGGAAGTTCATCTCCATCTTCTCACACTGGGTGGTTAAATTCAGGAACAGGGGTTTGCTTGGTCGTTTCGGGTACAGCAGGGCGGGTTCGTAGCCCtgtttaatacacacacacacacacacacacacacacacacacctctagtAAATCAGCATGAAGGAGTTTCAGCTCTCAGATGTTAAGGTCTCGTTTCTCATTTGGGCCGCAAGAAATTCTACAAAGATCTCACTGCTCCACGATCACAGAGAACTCTCGAGCTCTCCAGTTTGAAGCTCAGCAGCAGGACTAACTGgttgtgcctgagggaggaaggACATTAAACAGTAGAACTGAGACTCACAAAGAGTTTGAGATGCCGAGCGCAGACCAGCCCGTCTCCTCCGTTATTCCCCGGTCCACAGACCACCAGAACACGAGGAGGATTCTTCAGCAGAGACTGTAGAGGATACGCCTGAGGAACCACAAACACCAGAATAAGGAACTGATATCCacacgtatttatttatgttgatGAGAAGAGGGTTTACCTTGGTGATGGCGGTGGCACAGCTGAGTCCTGCCAGCTCCATCAACTGATCCACGCTGAAGCTGTACTCGGAGAAAAGTTCCTCATCTATACGCTGAGCTTCCTCctgactaaacacacacacacgcacacacacttcaaattagggatgaacatttattattttatacatttctatTTATGTATCTTGCATTTTATCCGAGTTTAGTCATTATAATCCCTCCGTCGCTTTCACCACTCAAACTTTAATTCAGTTTCTTTTCACACATTCAGATGCGTCTGTATTCAGCCCTTGGACAGATGACCTCACATTGTCATGCCTTCAAGGTCCTGAAGGGGGAAATACTTTTTCTCAGCACCGTGCATCACACTCACCCTAAATATCTGATGGTGTTAGGCATGTTGCAGGCGGGCCGTGTGAAAGCCTTGTTGTATGTACTCGCACACACGTGTGGGTGTGCCGCTCTGTGCCCAAGGACCACGCCTCCCCGCGACGTCACGAGGAGACTGATGCCAAACAGAGCTCGCAATCCCAGCATGCACCTGGATGCTCCTGCAACACAAAGATAATCCCGACAGCACAACTTCAGTTCACCCTGCCTTAATCTCCTCCGTTAATCCACTCACAAGAATGTAGACAGCACGTATAGTATATACCTAGTGAACCTGACTAGACACCCAACACCCAGATATCACAACATGTGTTTCGTAGCTGCTCtactttcttcttcttctttttttatttatttatttatttttatttacaaatttgaGTTCTTCtgagtttattgtgggttttctaaaaattAAATGGGTTAAACATGTACAGACAATGTAAAGTGAAGGTCATTTAGTGTCCTTTATATTTGTGGCCTCTTAATTCCTCATTACTGATTAAAATTatgacttttctgtgcccatataagtaGGGCTAGTATGACTgtaccatttaaaaaaatacatggaacagtgggatGAAATCCCAAACTTTCAGCTAATGCTGAGACAACATTCGTTCAGATTTaatcaatataaaaaaacagatctgaTTTGAATTTCATGCTGCTGGAACGTGGGtgttactgtccacagtcaagtgagctatTCACTGGCATGCTTAAAGAAGCTGCTGTGCAAGAAGTGACCTCCTGTGCTGCATTTTCTCTGCCCATGTGATCAGTCGAGCAGGAGATTCTATACATGCATGCCAGCCTCCTAAATCATGGTCATGTAAAGCCTGttcgactgtggacagtcacacacatgttccagcagcttgaAATTCAAATCAGATCTGTTTTTTTGTGTCTGCCACATTCAACAAACCCCACAATATTGATTTTGGCGATAGATAAATGTGTTTCAatcaatgcatttaaaaaacagtAAAGTAACAGTTGCaaaaattgaaatgtttaagtTTATGTTTTAGATTAGACGAGAAATTCTGCTGCATTTCTCACTCACCTTTATTCGTCCTGAGTAACTAAATGTTCAGAAGAAATATCAATAATCTATGAAACTCTATGAAacttaaaacatgcaaataattTAACTGACACGAACATGTCAACACTGCTGCACATATTCTCTTCCGGTGTGCTACCAAAAACTGCTACCAATAACCGCAACACCCCCATAAATCCTGCACCCCCCGTGTACCATAActcaaacataaacaaaactgttttattaaaacagctaATTATTCGATAAAGTAAcctgtatattttaattatttgtgatttcaagtttaatataaatCTTTCAACAGTTCATATAAATCTAACATTTGTAGTTGCTTAGAGATTTAATTTTAGTCAGCTGTTAGCATGCTAACATGAAGGACACAAGCTAACTGATTAGCTACTGGAGTGATTAGATTGTAGTCATAAAGGCGATTAGCTCTAAACTTTTAAACTGCATTTAGTTTAAATAATTCACTGTTACCTGCCAATTCGAGGAAAAAAGACATGGCTTTGAAATATTTCAGCGTGATTTTAAATTCAGGCGGACATGATAGATACCTGATGGGTCCTTATAATGTAAACAGTAATGGTGCTAGTTTCATAACAACTCAAaagtaaacataataaataaatattattaataataagtgcTTATTTTAAGTCACCCTGtgatacatttattaatgtaagtGATTTTGACATAAACTCACTCCCTTTAGCACATTAATGCTTCAAACCATGAATCCCactaaatatttattacatttttagacTTTGGTTCATGTAAAAGTTCCAGATTTTTTGGCTGCACATTCATGCTGCTGATCTCCTGTTATACATCACACCAAATGTGCTTCAGTGGATTCAGATTTGGTGACTGGGGAGGCCAATAAGTACAACTTACTGTCAGTCATCATGACTGTGACTATAGATGGAAGCACATGTTAAAAACAAGACTCAGATTATGGCATTTAAACTCTGTATTATACATGAAAATACATGGAAGAACAAGtgtacaggtgttcctaatatagTGGCCTGTTAGTGCACCTACAGACTGATAAATGGTTGTTTCTCTGTTCACCTATGCTTTGGGTTATTGTGGTGTTGAAGATAAACCGTCACCCAGCTCGAGTGTGTTTATGGAGGAGCCTGCTACTACTGTCCCTGCTACTAAATAGCACCCCtgtagcatgatgctgccaccaccatgtttcaccttAGGGATGGCTGAAGGTATTCAGTATAAAAGGTTCCATAAACAAATTATTTACAAGTGTAGGACAGGTCAAATCAAGAGAAATGAgactgtgtttaataataatatagttatatatttattcatacatacatattcatttatttatatggttaattgtaaaaataaaaacaaagtaaaatggTACAGATTTACAGCATCATTTCAACAACTACAGTCCAAACTGAAATCACACAATCCTTAATGAACCGAGCGCGTACGCACGCATCAGAAGTGTAAAAAGCACTGTGTAATCAGAGGGAGACgtatctgtgtatctgtgtgtgtgtgtgtgttgctttgtATTCACACTGGCGGACCGAAGTAACTCCTGTACACAGTATATTTTAAGACCAGATTTTAtctctaataaaaataaaggtctGAAGAAACGTACGAGGGATTTTGCTCACAGGTGAGTAGGGATGAAGTCTTAATAGAGCAAAACTAAACATAATGCTTatatttttaactttatttccTCCATATGGAgggtgtagctcataaaatggccATTTCTGTGCTCACTGTTCATGTTGTCATTTGCCAGAACACAGGGTTAgaggggagtgtgtgtgttagaaagATCCAGTTTTTAAACTTCACTTATAGccccacacacacgcacacacactgttgGAACACCATTTGAATCAGTCCAAAAtgacaaacacaaaaaacacaaatcGACACAAACGACATTAAAGCCAGGAAGATAcgcaacacaaatacacaaacacttcCAGCATCCAGGACGCATTTCATCACTCAACGTAAGTGAAAGCTGCATTCTCAGCACGCGGTAGCATTGGTACCTCTCTCTGattaacatttacagcatttggcAGGCGCTTGGTCTAAAcgtgacttacaactgtgaccttATACAAGCCAGTTAACTggaggttaagggcctcgctcaggcgTCCTAGAGAGGCAACCTggaagtgatggggcttgaaccagcaaccttctgatcactaatcCAGGACCTTAATCACTGCTCTACTGTTTCTTACacacagtgtgtgagtgtgttgacTTTTACATCTCAGAGCTGCATCACTCATACAACCACATGACACGTGGTCAGGTTTGGTGTGGGTGACTCTAGCGCCCCCTTGAGTAGAGCACATTAGGTTTAGAATCGTGCGCCGTGCCGCCCTCACGTGCTGCTGCGTTTATGTACGTGTGTTGAGCATGTTCCCAGCGTAACACACACTCTGATTGGTTCGGTTCATTACTGCgccctggtgtgtgtgtgtgtgtgtgtaggttcagGTCAAATTCTACTGTGCATGATGTCACTGGTCGTTCCGTCCTTCTGCAATCTGATTGGCTGGCTGTGATGTAGCTCATGTTCATCAGTGATGCATGCAGGCCACGCCCACTGAAAGTTCCATCTACCTCCTGCAATTCAATACGAGGTCACATGGCTCACTCGTTCCTGGGTGCTCATTGGCTGGTTCAATTCAGGCTCCGCCCATGGATAGTTTTTACAAAACTAGATTTGTAACATGCAGCTTGTGGGATCCGATCCAGTCCAGTCCGGTCCAAACCAGTAGAGTCCGGTGTGATCCAGTCGAGTCTGGTGTGATCCAGTCTGATCTGATCCGATCCAGTCCGGTCCGGTGTGATCCAGTCGAGTCAGGTCCGATCCAGTCTGGTCTGATCCGATCCGGTCCGGTCCGGTCGACAGtatgaggtttaatttaatgCTTTAGAAAAATAGCTTCCTCCGTCACACCAACTACACCTTCAACAGAGCGTGTGTGAGCGCGTGTGTGCGCCACTgtagtgtttattttaataatttatgtttTTGAGGCTTTTTAACTCAAATTTAAGCAGAAAGTTTTTTGAATTTATGatataaagtaattaaaaataaattaaacctAATTGAGATGAATTTGGAAATAATGAGCAGTTTTACAGAAGCGTCTTTGTCACATGGACTCGCCAACAGACCAACCGGTTCATGACTAGCCGAGCAACTCATAACTGAATAACCGACTCACTGACCAACATGTCAATACCTCTTTACAGGCCGTCTTAATGAATCCTAACTGATCCAGAACTC contains:
- the naxe gene encoding NAD(P)H-hydrate epimerase isoform X1, whose amino-acid sequence is MSFFLELAGASRCMLGLRALFGISLLVTSRGGVVLGHRAAHPHVCASTYNKAFTRPACNMPNTIRYLGQEEAQRIDEELFSEYSFSVDQLMELAGLSCATAITKAYPLQSLLKNPPRVLVVCGPGNNGGDGLVCARHLKLFGYEPALLYPKRPSKPLFLNLTTQCEKMEMNFLSELPEADEIDEVYSVVVDAIFGFSFKGAVREPFGAILSTLKKISAPIASVDIPSGWDVENGASDGIQPDLLISLTAPKKSAAHFKGRYHYLGGRFVPPALERKYNLNLPPYPGTECVLQLD
- the naxe gene encoding NAD(P)H-hydrate epimerase isoform X2 — protein: MLGLRALFGISLLVTSRGGVVLGHRAAHPHVCASTYNKAFTRPACNMPNTIRYLGQEEAQRIDEELFSEYSFSVDQLMELAGLSCATAITKAYPLQSLLKNPPRVLVVCGPGNNGGDGLVCARHLKLFGYEPALLYPKRPSKPLFLNLTTQCEKMEMNFLSELPEADEIDEVYSVVVDAIFGFSFKGAVREPFGAILSTLKKISAPIASVDIPSGWDVENGASDGIQPDLLISLTAPKKSAAHFKGRYHYLGGRFVPPALERKYNLNLPPYPGTECVLQLD